Proteins from one Candidatus Neomarinimicrobiota bacterium genomic window:
- a CDS encoding SUF system NifU family Fe-S cluster assembly protein, with product MVANPSSGIIVRRFPEDRAGEECYPGKITIRLPATQNAHAVRHVLIPGGCIPDRSRFEWIVVSRDDQHRDRKTLEQVKRAPGNFPLNAHVVEQANKRARGQNPLCGDLLDLYVQLQDDVIRDIGFVGSGCAISQATASLMTTVLKGKSKTEALDLLEHFQHMATTGEVLSEKLGKLTALANVHKYPIRVKCAMLPWRTMAASLNGTEATIVTE from the coding sequence ATGGTTGCCAATCCAAGTAGTGGGATCATCGTACGACGTTTTCCGGAAGACCGGGCAGGGGAAGAGTGTTACCCCGGGAAGATCACGATACGGCTCCCGGCGACGCAGAACGCGCACGCTGTTCGTCATGTCTTGATTCCAGGGGGCTGCATCCCAGACAGATCCCGGTTCGAGTGGATCGTGGTTTCCCGAGATGATCAGCACAGGGACAGGAAAACTCTCGAGCAGGTCAAACGCGCGCCGGGCAATTTCCCGCTGAACGCGCACGTCGTCGAACAGGCCAACAAACGGGCCCGCGGGCAGAACCCCCTCTGTGGTGACCTGCTTGACCTCTATGTCCAGCTGCAAGATGACGTCATCCGGGACATAGGATTTGTGGGCTCGGGCTGCGCCATTTCCCAGGCCACCGCGTCCCTCATGACGACGGTTCTCAAGGGCAAATCGAAGACCGAAGCCCTGGACCTGCTGGAGCATTTCCAGCACATGGCGACGACGGGAGAAGTGCTGTCCGAAAAGCTGGGCAAATTGACGGCCCTGGCCAACGTGCACAAATACCCCATCCGCGTCAAATGCGCCATGCTGCCCTGGCGGACGATGGCAGCCAGTTTGAATGGCACGGAAGCAACAATTGTAACGGAATAG